The nucleotide window TTTGATAATGTCAAGGTTCGCCAGGCCATGGCCTATGCCATGGACCGCGACTTCATTATTCAGAAGCTGCACCACGGCCTCACAAGACCCTGTACCGGCCCGCTGTATCATTCGAGTCCGTTTTACACGGATGACGTTAACATGTATGACGTTGATCTCGAAAAAGCCAACAAGCTGCTGGATGAAGCGGGTTACCCTCGCCAGGCTGACGGCGTCCGCTTTTCCGCCACCCTGGACTGGATTCCCGGTACTCCTGATGATCAGCAGATTGTGGCCGAATATCTGAAGCCGCAGTTTCAAAAGGTTGGTATCAAGATCGAGCTGCGCTCCCCGCCTGACTTCGGGACCTGGTTAAAGCGGATATCCACCTGGGATTACGATCTCACCATGAATCTTCCTTTTTGCTATCCTGACCCGATTATTGGCGTGCACCGTTTGTACCTTTCCAGCAATATCAAGCATATTCCCTGGAGCAACACGCAAGGATACCGCAACTCCAGAGTTGATGAAATCCTTGACCAAGCCGCGGTGGAGATGAATTTTGATAAGCGCAAAGCGCTCTATGTTGAATTCCAGAAGATTGTGACCGATGAACTGCCGCTGATCTTTATTCATGAATTGGCAAGTTTTACCTTCCTTAACAAGGAGCTTATGGGCTGGCCCACCGGTATCTGGGGCCTCATGGGTCCAGGCGACGGGTTGTACTGGAAGCAGGGACGCGCGCCCAAGTAGAGACATTAGACCGGGGTGGGCGTGTCATCTGGCGCGCCCATCCTTAAGCTGCATCTCTATCTGTTCTTAAAGGTGATTTTGGGGCGTGAAATTTTTTAGCGCCATACTGAAGCGTACTGTCTACGCCGTGCTGCTGATGCTCGCGGTGATCATCCTGAATTTTTTCCTGATCCACCTCGCTCCGGGCGATCCGGTCGAGACGCTCGTGGGCGAGATGGGCGGCGCCACCCCGCAAATCATCGCTCAGATCCGAGCTGACTACGGCCTCGATAAAAGTCCGCCCCGGCAGCTGTTAGCCTATATCTCTAAAATGGTAAGGTTTGACCTGGGCATGTCTTTTAATTATGACCGGCCGGTTACGGCCGTCATCCTAGAACGGCTTCCGGCAACGCTTCTGCTGGTCATAACCTCCCTCCTGCTCGCTATTTTTTTGGGCACCATGCTTGGCGTCATTGCGGCTCAAAGACCCCGGGGGTATGTCAGTCCTCTGGTGACCATCGTCTCGCTGGCCGGGTTTTCCGCTCCGGTCTTCTGGACGGGGATGATGCTCCTGGTCTTGTTCTCTTATCTCATCCCGGTTTTTCCGAGCTTTGGCATGAGGGAGGTAATTTTCGGGGGAACCATACTGGATCAAGCGCTTGACATCCTTCATCACCTGGCCCTGCCAGCCATAACTTTATCCAGTATCTACTTTGCGCTATACAGCCGACTGACGCGGGCGAGTATGCTCGATGTCCTCGGGTCCGACTACATCCGCACCGCACGCAGCAAAGGATTGAACGAAAAGGTCGTGGTTTACAAACACGCTTTGAAAAATGCCTTGCTGCCTGTGGTCACCATGGCTGGTCTTCAGTTCAGCCAGCTCATTGCCGGGGCGGTCGTTGTGGAAACCGTGTTCAGTTGGCCGGGCATGGGTCAGCTTGCTTTTGAATCAATCCTGAGACGTGATCATCCGCTGCTCATGGGGATTCTTTTTTTCTCAACCCTGATTGTGGTGGTGGCCAATATTCTTACAGACCTGTCATACCGGTTGCTCGATCCACGCATCAAATAGGTGATGTCATGAGGACCCTGGATTCCTCTGCAGACGCCGCGCCGCCTTCAAGACGTTTTCTTGAGGCCTGGCTTATGTTCGCCGCCAACAAGGCCGCGCTCCTGGGCTTGGCGTTACTGGTCGTGGCCGCCTTCCTGACCGTCTTCGGTCCGCGCGTGTATCCTGTCAATCCCTTCGAGATAGTGTCAGCGCCCATGACGCCGCCGAAGCAAGGCCTGTGGCTGGGCAGCGACTATCTGGGGCGGGACGTGCTCGCCGGTATCGTGCACGGGGCCAGGGTCACTCTTTTGATCGGATTTACCGCTACCATAGTCTCAGCCAGCATTGGCATCATTATCGGGGTCCTGGCCGGTTTCTACGGCGGGTGGATTGACACCTTCTTGATGCGTGTCACGGAATTTTTCCAGGTTTTACCGGCCTTGCTCCTGGCCATGGTCCTGGTGGCCCTGTTTTCACCGAGCCTCTTGACTGTCATCTTCGCCATCGGTGTGGTCAGTTGGCCGGGGGTGGGGCGTTTGACCCGGGCCGAATTTTTAAAAATCAAGGAGAGTGAATACGTTTTAGCGGAACGGGCCGTGGGCGCGCACAGTCGGAGCATTATGTGGCGGGTCATTCTGCCCAACTCCCTTCCGCCATTGATCGTGATCATGGCCCTGGGTGTCGGCGCCGCTATCCTTTTCGAGGCTGCCTTGAGCTTCCTCGGGCTCGGAGACCCCAACACCTTCAGCTGGGGCTACATGATCGGCGCTTCGAGGGATTACATCTGGGACACATGGTGGGCCATCACATTTCCAGGCCTGGCCATCTTCTTGACCGTGTTGAGCATCAGTCTGGTCGGCGACGGATTGAATGACGCGCTGAATCCCAAGTTGCGGCAGCTATGAACGAAAACAAGCCCTTATTACAGGTCGAGGATTTGTGCGTTGATTTCGCCACGCGTAAGGGCGCCCTCCGTGTGCTTGATCATGTCGGCCTGCATGTAAATCAAGGCGAATCGTTAGGGATCGTCGGCGAAAGCGGGTGCGGCAAGTCCATGACCGCACTGGCCATCATGCGCCTCGTGCCTGCCCCCTCGGGCCAGATCACAAAAGGCAGAATCCGGCTCCGAGGCCTTAACCTCCTCGAACTGAGCGAAAAACGTATGCAAAACGTGCGCGGTAACGATATTTCAATGATCTTCCAGGAGCCCATGACGTCGCTCAACCCCGTCTTTACCATCGGCATGCAAATCGCTGAAAGCATCGAGCGCCATCAGAACGCCTCCCGCGCCGAGGCCCTGGATAAGGCGGCTGAAATCTTAGCGGCTGTTCAGATCCCTGAAGCCGCGCAACGGCTCCGTCAGTATCCGCATGAGCTTTCAGGCGGCATGCGCCAGAGGGTCATGATCGCCATGGCCCTTTCCTGCCAGCCCAGCGTGCTCATCGCGGATGAGCCGACCACCGCTCTAGACGTCACCGTTCAGGCGCAGATATTTGATCTGCTGCTCGATATCCAGAACAGGATGGGCACGGCCATTATTTTAATAACCCATGACATGGGCGTCATTGCCGAAACCACGGATCAAGTTGTGGTCATGTACGCCGGGCGCAAGGTCGAGGAAGGCCCGGTGCGGGAGATCATCACCAGCCCTCGCCACCCTTATACTCAGGGCCTGCTTAAATGCATCCCGGATCTTAAAGCCGACCCCGGTCCGGACCGGGAGGAGCTGACGGAAATCCCGGGAATCGTTCCGGATTTGAGTCTGCTGGACGCCGGGTGTTCTTTCAGACCCCGCTGCCCATACAGCGCCACGCGCTGCAGAGAAAAAAAACCTCCTGACTTTGAGGTCGGAGAAAACCACCGGGCGGCCTGCTGGTTAGTGGAGGCAGTTTAATGACCGACTTAATTCTGCTTCAGATCAACGACCTCTGCACTCACTTTCAGCTGCCGCGGACTCACA belongs to Deltaproteobacteria bacterium and includes:
- a CDS encoding ABC transporter substrate-binding protein; translation: FDNVKVRQAMAYAMDRDFIIQKLHHGLTRPCTGPLYHSSPFYTDDVNMYDVDLEKANKLLDEAGYPRQADGVRFSATLDWIPGTPDDQQIVAEYLKPQFQKVGIKIELRSPPDFGTWLKRISTWDYDLTMNLPFCYPDPIIGVHRLYLSSNIKHIPWSNTQGYRNSRVDEILDQAAVEMNFDKRKALYVEFQKIVTDELPLIFIHELASFTFLNKELMGWPTGIWGLMGPGDGLYWKQGRAPK
- a CDS encoding ABC transporter permease gives rise to the protein MLAVIILNFFLIHLAPGDPVETLVGEMGGATPQIIAQIRADYGLDKSPPRQLLAYISKMVRFDLGMSFNYDRPVTAVILERLPATLLLVITSLLLAIFLGTMLGVIAAQRPRGYVSPLVTIVSLAGFSAPVFWTGMMLLVLFSYLIPVFPSFGMREVIFGGTILDQALDILHHLALPAITLSSIYFALYSRLTRASMLDVLGSDYIRTARSKGLNEKVVVYKHALKNALLPVVTMAGLQFSQLIAGAVVVETVFSWPGMGQLAFESILRRDHPLLMGILFFSTLIVVVANILTDLSYRLLDPRIK
- a CDS encoding ABC transporter permease; the protein is MRTLDSSADAAPPSRRFLEAWLMFAANKAALLGLALLVVAAFLTVFGPRVYPVNPFEIVSAPMTPPKQGLWLGSDYLGRDVLAGIVHGARVTLLIGFTATIVSASIGIIIGVLAGFYGGWIDTFLMRVTEFFQVLPALLLAMVLVALFSPSLLTVIFAIGVVSWPGVGRLTRAEFLKIKESEYVLAERAVGAHSRSIMWRVILPNSLPPLIVIMALGVGAAILFEAALSFLGLGDPNTFSWGYMIGASRDYIWDTWWAITFPGLAIFLTVLSISLVGDGLNDALNPKLRQL
- a CDS encoding ABC transporter ATP-binding protein yields the protein MNENKPLLQVEDLCVDFATRKGALRVLDHVGLHVNQGESLGIVGESGCGKSMTALAIMRLVPAPSGQITKGRIRLRGLNLLELSEKRMQNVRGNDISMIFQEPMTSLNPVFTIGMQIAESIERHQNASRAEALDKAAEILAAVQIPEAAQRLRQYPHELSGGMRQRVMIAMALSCQPSVLIADEPTTALDVTVQAQIFDLLLDIQNRMGTAIILITHDMGVIAETTDQVVVMYAGRKVEEGPVREIITSPRHPYTQGLLKCIPDLKADPGPDREELTEIPGIVPDLSLLDAGCSFRPRCPYSATRCREKKPPDFEVGENHRAACWLVEAV